A single region of the Nocardioides sp. W7 genome encodes:
- a CDS encoding ecdysteroid 22-kinase family protein: MSIPALIEELTPAWLSEALGGRVTAVRSEPVGTGQIGTCHRLHLEGEGVPETVLAKLPAVDPAARELLAGVYRTETLFYTEVAPTVAIRVPTCHHAEMSRDSGAFVLLLEDLAPAVQGDQLGGCTVDQARDAAVNLAGLHGPRWCDPTLLDLDGVTLTDAEGATLLAELYGPATDIFLDGLGTLLAPEDHDTLRDCVAVTEQWTLARGERFGLVHGDYRLDNLLFPPDGGPGSVAVDWQTLSLGLPARDLAYVLGTGLPVEDRRAHERDLVASYHSALVGHGAASYSAEQAWGDYRFAMLQGPLVSVFGCAYGTRTERGDRMFAAMVTRSCAAIRDLRSIELAGG, encoded by the coding sequence ATGAGCATCCCGGCGCTGATCGAGGAGCTCACCCCCGCGTGGCTGAGCGAGGCCCTCGGCGGCCGGGTCACGGCCGTGCGGAGCGAGCCGGTGGGCACCGGCCAGATCGGCACCTGCCACCGGCTCCACCTCGAGGGCGAGGGCGTCCCCGAGACCGTGCTGGCCAAGCTGCCCGCGGTCGACCCGGCCGCCCGCGAGCTGCTCGCCGGGGTCTACCGCACCGAGACGCTCTTCTACACCGAGGTGGCGCCGACCGTCGCGATCCGGGTCCCGACCTGCCACCACGCGGAGATGTCGCGCGACTCCGGCGCGTTCGTGCTGCTCCTGGAGGACCTCGCGCCGGCGGTGCAGGGAGACCAGCTCGGCGGCTGCACCGTCGACCAGGCCCGCGACGCGGCGGTCAACCTGGCCGGCCTGCACGGCCCGCGCTGGTGTGACCCGACGCTGCTCGACCTCGACGGCGTGACCCTGACCGATGCCGAGGGCGCGACCCTGCTGGCCGAGCTCTACGGGCCGGCGACCGACATCTTCCTGGACGGCCTGGGCACGCTGCTGGCCCCCGAGGACCACGACACGCTGCGCGACTGCGTCGCCGTGACCGAGCAGTGGACGCTGGCCCGCGGCGAGAGGTTCGGCCTGGTGCACGGCGACTACCGGCTCGACAACCTGCTCTTCCCGCCCGACGGCGGACCGGGCTCGGTCGCCGTCGACTGGCAGACCCTGTCGCTCGGCCTGCCCGCGCGCGACCTCGCCTACGTCCTCGGGACCGGTCTGCCCGTCGAGGACCGGCGGGCGCACGAGCGGGACCTGGTGGCGTCGTACCACTCGGCGCTGGTGGGGCACGGCGCGGCGTCGTACTCAGCCGAGCAGGCCTGGGGCGACTACCGCTTCGCGATGCTGCAGGGGCCGCTGGTGTCGGTCTTCGGCTGCGCCTACGGCACCCGCACCGAGCGAGGGGACCGGATGTTCGCGGCGATGGTGACCCGTTCCTGTGCCGCGATCCGGGACCTGCGGTCGATCGAGCTCGCCGGCGGCTGA
- a CDS encoding amino acid ABC transporter permease, with protein MDVIRENYQFIAMGFAHTILLFVIAGIGSLLLGTLLAALRVGPVAIMRRTAVVYVTLVRNTPLLLVLLFFSIAGPKIGIRFTWIDIVINTGWGQIRMTNAFAGAVVGLTLYTAAFVCEALRSGVNAVPLGQAEAARAIGLPFSGAMRHVVLPQAFRAALPPLASVQIALIKNTTVAGTVLVVEAFYRMKLLLNDYPADRWWIFGAFALVFVVLVEIYSLVAHRLERRWRVA; from the coding sequence ATGGACGTGATCCGCGAGAACTACCAGTTCATCGCGATGGGCTTCGCCCACACGATCCTGCTCTTCGTCATCGCCGGCATCGGCTCGCTGCTGCTCGGCACCCTGCTGGCCGCCCTCCGGGTCGGACCGGTCGCGATCATGCGTCGTACGGCGGTCGTCTACGTCACCCTCGTCCGCAACACGCCGCTGCTGCTCGTGCTGCTGTTCTTCAGCATCGCCGGGCCGAAGATCGGCATCCGGTTCACCTGGATCGACATCGTGATCAACACCGGGTGGGGCCAGATCCGGATGACCAACGCCTTCGCCGGAGCGGTCGTCGGGCTGACCCTCTACACCGCCGCGTTCGTGTGCGAGGCACTGCGCTCCGGCGTCAACGCCGTCCCGCTCGGACAGGCCGAGGCGGCGCGCGCGATCGGGCTGCCGTTCAGCGGCGCGATGCGGCACGTCGTACTGCCCCAGGCCTTCCGGGCGGCGCTGCCGCCACTGGCGAGCGTGCAGATCGCGCTGATCAAGAACACCACCGTCGCCGGGACCGTCCTGGTCGTCGAGGCGTTCTACCGGATGAAGCTGCTGCTCAACGACTACCCGGCCGACCGGTGGTGGATCTTCGGCGCGTTCGCACTGGTCTTCGTGGTCCTGGTGGAGATCTACTCCCTGGTGGCCCACCGCCTCGAGCGTCGATGGAGGGTCGCCTGA
- a CDS encoding amino acid ABC transporter permease produces the protein MSGSVLFDAPGPRTIARHRLYTVLTLLAVAAAVAFLLFQLQSKGQFEGDKWEVFTTPGYLETILVDGLLNTLKMAAGAIVGALVLGVLLGVGKLSDHRLVRMPCWAFVEFFRALPVLMLMIIFFSAYGITRGESGAFWCVVWALSLYNGAVLAEVFRAGVLAVPPGQAEAAYALGLRKTQVMRVILLPQAVKIMIPAIISQCVVALKDTSLGYAITAPGLTAIGKPIYLEFQNHVPVIFVLGAMYVGVNLVLTGAATWAQRKFVGEKKPLEVAMVGETDPRSI, from the coding sequence ATGTCCGGAAGCGTGCTGTTCGACGCACCCGGTCCGCGCACGATCGCGCGGCACCGGCTCTACACCGTGCTGACCCTGCTGGCCGTCGCCGCCGCGGTCGCCTTCCTGCTCTTCCAGCTGCAGTCCAAGGGTCAGTTCGAAGGCGACAAGTGGGAGGTCTTCACGACCCCCGGCTACCTCGAGACGATCCTGGTCGACGGCCTGTTGAACACCCTGAAGATGGCTGCGGGCGCGATCGTCGGGGCCCTGGTCCTGGGCGTTCTGCTGGGGGTCGGCAAGCTCTCCGACCACCGCCTGGTCCGGATGCCTTGCTGGGCGTTCGTGGAGTTCTTCCGCGCCCTGCCCGTGCTTATGTTGATGATCATCTTCTTCTCCGCCTACGGCATCACCCGGGGCGAGAGCGGCGCGTTCTGGTGCGTCGTGTGGGCGCTCAGCCTCTACAACGGCGCCGTGCTGGCCGAGGTGTTCCGCGCGGGGGTCCTCGCGGTGCCGCCCGGGCAGGCGGAGGCGGCGTACGCCCTCGGCCTGCGCAAGACCCAGGTGATGCGGGTGATCCTGCTGCCGCAGGCGGTCAAGATCATGATCCCGGCGATCATCAGCCAGTGCGTGGTGGCCCTGAAGGACACCAGTCTCGGGTACGCCATCACCGCCCCCGGGCTGACGGCGATCGGGAAGCCGATCTACCTGGAGTTCCAGAACCACGTGCCGGTCATCTTCGTGCTCGGGGCGATGTACGTCGGCGTGAACCTGGTCCTGACCGGAGCGGCGACCTGGGCGCAGCGCAAGTTCGTCGGCGAGAAGAAGCCGCTCGAGGTGGCGATGGTCGGCGAGACCGACCCACGCTCGATCTGA
- the miaB gene encoding tRNA (N6-isopentenyl adenosine(37)-C2)-methylthiotransferase MiaB: MARTYEVRTHGCQMNVHDSERLTGLLEDAGYAAAPTGEQADVVVFNTCAVRENADNKLYGNLSHLAPVKAAHPGMQIAVGGCLAQKDRSTITERAPYVDVVFGTHNIGSLPALLERARVQEEAQVEILESLEVFPSTLPTKRESAYAAWVSISVGCNNTCTFCIVPALRGKEKDRRPGDILAEVRALVAEGVSEVTLLGQNVNAYGVEFGDRQAFSKLLRACGEIEGLERVRFTSPHPAEFTDDVIEAMAETPNVMPSLHMPLQSGSDRLLREMRRSYRSSKYLGIIERVRAAMPDAAITTDIIVGFPGETEEDFLETLRVVRESRFASAFTFQYSKRPGTPAADLPDQVSAADVKDRYGRLVDLVNEIAWDEGKRLVGRRVELMVAEGEGRKDAATHRLSGRARDNRLVHFNPALAPSVEPVEIRPGDMVTVEVTYAAPHHLVADGPVLEVRRTRSGDAWAARRAAPATAGVGLGMPSIGVPAPLPDAPACR, translated from the coding sequence ATGGCTCGCACGTATGAGGTCCGCACCCACGGGTGCCAGATGAACGTCCACGACTCCGAGCGGCTCACCGGGCTGCTGGAGGACGCGGGGTACGCCGCCGCGCCCACGGGCGAGCAGGCCGACGTGGTGGTCTTCAACACCTGCGCGGTGCGCGAGAACGCCGACAACAAGCTCTACGGCAACCTCTCCCACCTGGCGCCCGTCAAGGCCGCGCACCCGGGGATGCAGATCGCCGTCGGCGGCTGCCTGGCCCAGAAGGACCGCTCGACGATCACCGAGCGGGCGCCGTACGTCGACGTCGTCTTCGGCACCCACAACATCGGGTCGCTGCCCGCGCTGCTGGAGCGAGCGCGGGTGCAGGAGGAGGCGCAGGTCGAGATCCTCGAGTCGCTCGAGGTCTTCCCGTCGACGCTGCCGACCAAGCGCGAGTCGGCGTACGCCGCGTGGGTCTCGATCTCGGTCGGGTGCAACAACACCTGCACGTTCTGCATCGTCCCCGCGCTGCGCGGCAAGGAGAAGGACCGCCGACCCGGCGACATCCTCGCCGAGGTGCGCGCCCTGGTCGCCGAGGGCGTCAGCGAGGTGACCCTGCTCGGGCAGAACGTCAACGCGTACGGCGTGGAGTTCGGCGATCGGCAGGCCTTCAGCAAGCTGCTGCGCGCCTGCGGCGAGATCGAGGGGCTGGAACGGGTGCGGTTCACCTCGCCCCACCCGGCCGAGTTCACCGACGACGTCATCGAGGCGATGGCCGAGACGCCGAACGTGATGCCGAGCCTGCACATGCCGTTGCAGTCCGGCTCCGACCGGCTGCTGCGGGAGATGCGGCGCTCCTATCGGTCGTCGAAGTACCTCGGCATCATCGAGCGGGTCCGCGCAGCGATGCCGGACGCGGCGATCACCACCGACATCATCGTGGGCTTCCCCGGCGAGACCGAGGAGGACTTCCTCGAGACGCTGCGGGTGGTCCGGGAGTCGCGCTTCGCCAGCGCCTTCACGTTCCAGTACTCCAAGCGCCCCGGCACCCCCGCCGCGGACCTGCCCGACCAGGTGTCGGCCGCCGACGTCAAGGACCGCTACGGGCGGCTCGTCGACCTCGTCAACGAGATCGCCTGGGACGAGGGCAAGCGGCTGGTCGGTCGGCGGGTGGAGCTGATGGTCGCCGAGGGCGAGGGTCGCAAGGACGCCGCCACCCACCGCCTCTCCGGCCGCGCCCGCGACAACCGGCTGGTGCACTTCAACCCGGCGCTCGCCCCGTCGGTCGAGCCCGTCGAGATCCGACCGGGCGACATGGTCACCGTCGAGGTCACCTACGCGGCCCCGCACCACCTGGTCGCGGACGGTCCGGTGCTCGAGGTGCGTCGTACCCGCTCGGGCGACGCGTGGGCGGCCCGCCGTGCCGCGCCTGCGACGGCCGGCGTGGGTCTCGGCATGCCGTCCATCGGCGTACCCGCACCGCTGCCCGACGCGCCCGCCTGCCGCTGA
- a CDS encoding TIGR03857 family LLM class F420-dependent oxidoreductase: MTTDTSGPAFPELGCYGLAGHTSSPADLLDEVRLAEDLGLGAVFLSERFNVKDAGVLAGAAVAASSRIGIGTAATNHNTRHPLVTATMATTLHRMSGGRYAFGLGRGFDLLFDVMGLPRVTGAQLADAVGIYRRLWHGEAFGHSGPAGDYPYLSQDSSFDEDIPVLMMAIGPKSLELAGRIADGVVLHTFLSDETLARSVATIRRSAEEAGRDPAAVRVWSVLATVEDSIPEEQQLRKLVGRLATYLQGYGEVLVRANGWDLAALERFRADPLLQGYPGALDAIGTTEELTYLREQVLPAEWLAASATGTAEQCARRALDQLAAGADSVILHGATPLELAPVLAAYAGLRPDLPALPANPGWLR, from the coding sequence GTGACCACCGACACATCCGGACCGGCGTTCCCCGAGCTCGGGTGCTACGGCCTCGCCGGCCACACCAGCTCCCCCGCCGATTTGCTCGACGAGGTCCGACTGGCCGAGGACCTGGGGCTGGGGGCGGTGTTCCTCTCGGAGCGGTTCAACGTCAAGGACGCCGGGGTGCTCGCCGGGGCCGCCGTCGCGGCGTCGAGCCGGATCGGCATCGGCACCGCCGCCACCAACCACAACACCCGGCACCCGCTGGTCACCGCCACGATGGCCACCACGCTGCACCGGATGAGCGGGGGGCGCTACGCCTTCGGCCTGGGCCGCGGCTTCGACCTGCTCTTCGACGTGATGGGCCTGCCGCGGGTCACCGGAGCCCAGCTGGCGGACGCGGTCGGGATCTACCGCCGACTGTGGCACGGCGAGGCGTTCGGCCACTCCGGACCGGCCGGCGACTACCCCTACCTGTCCCAGGACTCCTCCTTCGACGAGGACATCCCGGTGCTGATGATGGCGATCGGGCCGAAGAGCCTCGAGCTCGCCGGCCGGATCGCCGACGGCGTCGTACTCCACACGTTCCTGTCCGACGAGACCCTCGCCCGATCGGTCGCGACGATCCGCCGCTCGGCCGAGGAGGCCGGCCGCGACCCGGCCGCAGTCCGGGTCTGGTCGGTGCTGGCCACGGTCGAGGACTCCATCCCCGAGGAGCAGCAGCTGCGCAAGCTCGTGGGTCGGCTCGCGACGTACCTCCAGGGGTACGGCGAGGTGCTGGTCCGCGCCAACGGCTGGGACCTCGCGGCGCTGGAGCGGTTCCGCGCGGACCCGCTGCTGCAGGGCTACCCCGGCGCGCTCGACGCGATCGGCACGACCGAGGAGCTGACCTACCTGCGCGAGCAGGTGCTCCCCGCCGAGTGGCTCGCCGCCTCCGCGACCGGCACGGCGGAGCAGTGCGCACGCCGGGCCCTCGACCAGCTCGCCGCGGGCGCCGACAGCGTGATCCTGCACGGCGCCACCCCCCTCGAGCTCGCCCCCGTCCTGGCGGCGTACGCCGGCCTGCGGCCCGACCTGCCGGCCCTCCCCGCCAACCCGGGGTGGCTGCGATGA
- a CDS encoding glutamate ABC transporter substrate-binding protein, whose protein sequence is MRSIRFKAAAAAVLLTGSLAACGDAGSDDSGGREVEAEENAADQFEEGTRMRELAEAGKITVGVKFDQPGLGFKGANDDLPSGFDIEIAKLLVADLGIDPNQADIYVETISDNREPFLENDRVDLVLASYSITDERRELVGQTGPYMVTGQQVLVPTDSDVESIEDLKGQEVCSAEGSTSLKNVTAAGAVGVPADTYSVCAEQVVDGSVPAMSTDGSILLGLAAQYEGELKVVGDEFSEERIGVGYSKDHPEMCQWINDVLTESFEDGSWAEAFELTLGPSGAETPEPPALDECAA, encoded by the coding sequence ATGCGCTCGATCAGGTTCAAGGCGGCCGCAGCGGCCGTCCTCCTCACCGGGAGCCTCGCGGCCTGCGGCGACGCCGGCAGCGACGACTCCGGTGGCCGCGAGGTCGAGGCCGAGGAGAACGCCGCCGACCAGTTCGAGGAGGGCACCCGGATGCGGGAGCTCGCCGAAGCCGGCAAGATCACGGTCGGCGTGAAGTTCGACCAGCCCGGCCTGGGCTTCAAGGGCGCGAACGACGACCTGCCGAGCGGCTTCGACATCGAGATCGCCAAGCTCCTGGTCGCCGACCTCGGCATCGACCCCAACCAGGCCGACATCTACGTCGAGACCATCTCCGACAACCGCGAGCCGTTCCTGGAGAACGACCGGGTCGACCTGGTCCTCGCGTCGTACTCCATCACCGACGAGCGTCGCGAGCTCGTCGGGCAGACCGGGCCCTACATGGTCACCGGCCAGCAGGTCCTGGTGCCCACCGACAGCGACGTCGAGTCGATCGAGGACCTCAAGGGCCAGGAGGTCTGCTCCGCCGAGGGCTCGACCTCGCTGAAGAACGTCACCGCCGCCGGCGCGGTCGGGGTCCCGGCCGACACCTACAGCGTGTGCGCCGAGCAGGTCGTCGACGGCTCCGTCCCCGCGATGTCCACCGACGGCTCGATCCTGCTCGGCCTCGCCGCGCAGTACGAAGGCGAGCTGAAGGTCGTCGGCGACGAGTTCTCCGAGGAGCGGATCGGCGTGGGCTACTCCAAGGACCACCCCGAGATGTGCCAGTGGATCAACGACGTGCTGACCGAGTCCTTCGAGGACGGCTCGTGGGCGGAGGCGTTCGAGCTCACCCTCGGCCCCTCGGGCGCCGAGACCCCGGAGCCGCCGGCCCTCGACGAGTGCGCCGCCTGA
- a CDS encoding amino acid ABC transporter ATP-binding protein: protein MVVLENVDKWYGQLHVLQDINLTVKRGEVVVVIGPSGSGKSTLCRAINRLEVIQEGSITLDGQPLPAEGKALANLRAEVGMVFQSFNLFAHKTILENVTLGPIKVRGLKKDAAETRARELLERVGVGHQAEKYPAQLSGGQQQRVAIARALAMDPKVMLFDEPTSALDPEMISEVLDVMVDLAKRGMTMVVVTHEMGFARTAADRVIFMSDGAIVEENTPDEFFTNPQSDRAKDFLGKILKH, encoded by the coding sequence CTGGTCGTGCTCGAGAACGTCGACAAGTGGTACGGCCAGCTGCACGTCCTCCAGGACATCAACCTGACGGTGAAGCGCGGTGAGGTCGTCGTCGTCATCGGCCCCTCCGGCTCCGGGAAGTCCACGCTCTGCCGGGCGATCAACCGTCTCGAGGTGATCCAGGAGGGCTCGATCACCCTCGACGGTCAGCCCCTCCCGGCGGAGGGCAAGGCGCTCGCCAACCTGCGCGCCGAGGTCGGGATGGTCTTCCAGAGCTTCAACCTCTTCGCCCACAAGACCATCCTCGAGAACGTCACGCTCGGTCCGATCAAGGTGCGCGGTCTGAAGAAGGACGCCGCGGAGACCCGGGCCCGCGAGCTGCTCGAGCGGGTCGGCGTCGGGCACCAGGCCGAGAAGTACCCGGCCCAGCTCTCGGGCGGCCAGCAGCAGCGGGTCGCGATCGCCCGCGCCCTGGCGATGGACCCGAAGGTGATGCTCTTCGACGAGCCCACCTCGGCCCTGGACCCCGAGATGATCTCGGAGGTCCTCGACGTCATGGTCGACCTCGCCAAGCGCGGGATGACCATGGTCGTCGTCACCCACGAGATGGGCTTCGCCCGCACCGCGGCCGACCGGGTCATCTTCATGTCCGACGGAGCGATCGTCGAGGAGAACACCCCCGACGAGTTCTTCACCAACCCCCAGAGCGATCGGGCCAAGGACTTCCTCGGCAAGATCCTCAAGCACTGA